CCCCAAAGCCCCCAAGGCCATAAGAGCCTCCATAGCCTCCCAGGCCTCCATAGCCCCCAAAGCCGGCACTACGTCCAAAGGTGCCACCCAAGCCAGATCCAACGGCGGGCACTCCTGCTGAGCCAACCACGGAGctctgcgggaaggagctgaggatgggccCGGGGAAGGTGACCACGGAGGCCGGGGGTTGGATCACCACGGTGGAGTCGGGGCACTGGCGCACGCAGGGCTCGTTGTAGCTGTCAGCCAGTGGGCCGGGCGGCCACCCACAGGCAGGGGCACACAGGCTGGAGCAGGACAGTCTTCCACACAAGCAAGGAGTCCTGCAAAGGGAACCCACAGTGAAGAAAGGGTGAGGGAGAGCCGTATGGATGGAGGCTGGGAGAGAGCCCTGAGAAGCCTCCGAGATCTGCACTTACCCAGGAGCTGAGGGTAGTCAAGTGGAGGAAGCTGGATAGAGGACTGCAAAGTGCTCAGCTCTTTTATACCTATCCCAGACAGCCTGGGGCATGGATGGGAGGTCATTGGTGTCAGAAGTCACAGATAATCATTAAATAAAGTCAACACGCTTCATGACACTCAAGGAGTGAGGCAAAGCAATTAAATCCCTCATCAGTGGAGATACTGGGGTGTAAGCATGCCCCCGAGGACATGAAGGTGATGAGAGGGACAGGTGATTACAAGCAAGTACATGAAAGACAGACCATGCGCTGCTGATGCTGACCTCACAACCCCTGTAAACCCCAGTGTGTTCCTAATCCCAAACTTCATCTATGAGAAAGACTCACAGGTATCCTGCAGACAAAGCACTTTGCAATCCTGCTCACAAACACAATGTCTATCATTACCTTCATTACCACTGTTTTATGGGCTGGTAAACTTTGGACAAAGCGATGAAGTGATCCCACCCTCCTGGGACAGCTCCCAAACAACTGCCACCACCCTTCAGTGGCAAACAGTGGGGCGCAATTGAGTTGGGAAGTCAGAGCATCCCTGATTGTTGCCAGCTGCCTGCCCAGTGCAGCATCCCGGGGCATTTCTGTCTTGCCAG
This genomic interval from Meleagris gallopavo isolate NT-WF06-2002-E0010 breed Aviagen turkey brand Nicholas breeding stock unplaced genomic scaffold, Turkey_5.1 ChrUn_random_7180001828084, whole genome shotgun sequence contains the following:
- the LOC100548527 gene encoding claw keratin-like encodes the protein TPCLCGRLSCSSLCAPACGWPPGPLADSYNEPCVRQCPDSTVVIQPPASVVTFPGPILSSFPQSSVVGSAGVPAVGSGLGGTFGRSAGFGGYGGLGGYGGSYGLGGFGGYGGFGSCGYGGLRRGHRYLSGSCGPC